The proteins below come from a single Drosophila kikkawai strain 14028-0561.14 chromosome 3R, DkikHiC1v2, whole genome shotgun sequence genomic window:
- the Sdhaf3 gene encoding succinate dehydrogenase assembly factor 3, mitochondrial has product MSKIVMNQLTHPQRVRLLYKTILRLHRGMPAELRALGDNYVRDEFRRHLKCNPMEAQLFMTEWARYASTITQQLGLRGKPKGELGEEMDPKAVEMLKDDQVVQLYELMLAARGLDGDTITADDVRGK; this is encoded by the exons ATGTCGAAAATAGTGATGAACCAACTTACCCACCCCCAGCGTGTCCGCCTGCTATACAAAACCATTCTGCGGCTCCACCGCG GAATGCCGGCGGAACTGCGTGCCCTGGGCGACAACTATGTCAGAGACGAGTTCCGGCGACACCTCAAGTGCAATCCCATGGAGGCGCAGCTCTTCATGACTGAGTGGGCG CGCTATGCTTCGACAATCACCCAGCAGCTGGGCCTGCGGGGCAAACCCAAGGGCGAGCTGGGCGAGGAGATGGACCCAAAGGCCGTGGAGATGCTAAAGGACGATCAAGTAGTGCAGCTGTACGAGCTCATGCTGGCCGCCAGGGGCCTCGATGGCGATACAATCACAGCGGACGATGTGCGGGGCAAATAA